From Magnolia sinica isolate HGM2019 chromosome 13, MsV1, whole genome shotgun sequence, one genomic window encodes:
- the LOC131223515 gene encoding glutamate synthase 1 [NADH], chloroplastic-like isoform X2, whose amino-acid sequence MFHLKLIGIEDFLYSLATLHGFQSCIQGMESLLLAFQVSLKVYRHDDNNMENMGIHGLLAPLKAFGYIVEALEMLLMSMAKDGTEALGSMRNDAPLAVMSNRKKLTFEYFKQMFA is encoded by the exons ATGTTTCACTTAAAACTGATAG GGATTGAAGATTTTCTCTACTCTTTGGCCACACTCCATGGGTTTCAAAGTTGCATCCAG GGGATGGAATCTTTACTCCTTGCATTTCAG GTCTCTCTAAAG GTATATCGACATGATGATAATAACATGGAAAACATGGGAATTCATGGATTGTTGGCTCCATTGAAGGCTTTTGG ATACATTGTAGAAGCCCTGGAGATGCTATTGATGTCCATGGCAAAAGATGGTACTGAGGCTCTTGGCTCAATGAGAAATGATGCTCCTTTGGCTGTGATGTCCAATAGAAAGAAACTTACATTTGAGTATTTCAAGCAGATGTTTGCTTAG
- the LOC131223515 gene encoding glutamate synthase 1 [NADH], chloroplastic-like isoform X1: MYGRHARHVFMVIGIEDFLYSLATLHGFQSCIQGMESLLLAFQVSLKVYRHDDNNMENMGIHGLLAPLKAFGYIVEALEMLLMSMAKDGTEALGSMRNDAPLAVMSNRKKLTFEYFKQMFA; this comes from the exons ATGTATGGACGTCATGCTCGTCACGTCTTTATGGTAATAGGGATTGAAGATTTTCTCTACTCTTTGGCCACACTCCATGGGTTTCAAAGTTGCATCCAG GGGATGGAATCTTTACTCCTTGCATTTCAG GTCTCTCTAAAG GTATATCGACATGATGATAATAACATGGAAAACATGGGAATTCATGGATTGTTGGCTCCATTGAAGGCTTTTGG ATACATTGTAGAAGCCCTGGAGATGCTATTGATGTCCATGGCAAAAGATGGTACTGAGGCTCTTGGCTCAATGAGAAATGATGCTCCTTTGGCTGTGATGTCCAATAGAAAGAAACTTACATTTGAGTATTTCAAGCAGATGTTTGCTTAG
- the LOC131224086 gene encoding uncharacterized protein LOC131224086, producing MEEMEKTPPQVKKATPQISLRPFDLSDVDDFLVWAGDDHVTQFCRWDTYTSRDDALNFLKEVTVSHPWYRAICIDNRPIGSIFVLPGIGKDSRRGEIGYALGREYWGQGIATLAVKMVISSIFSELPYLERVEGLVSAENDASQRVMEKAGFLREGLLRKYFFVKGKSRDIVVYSFVATDLMLK from the coding sequence atggaagaaatggagaaaacTCCTCCACAAGTAAAAAAGGCGACGCCCCAGATTTCTCTCCGACCGTTCGATCTTTCGGacgttgatgatttcttggtatGGGCCGGCGACGATCATGTGACCCAGTTTTGCAGGTGGGACACTTACACTTCCAGAGACGATGCACTCAACTTCCTCAAAGAAGTCACAGTTTCCCACCCATGGTATAGAGCCATATGCATAGACAACCGTCCGATCGGGTCCATCTTCGTCCTTCCAGGGATTGGAAAGGACTCACGTCGAGGGGAGATTGGGTATGCATTGGGCCGTGAATACTGGGGACAAGGGATAGCTACACTGGCAGTCAAGATGGTGATTTCATCTATATTTAGTGAGTTGCCATATTTGGAGAGGGTGGAAGGGCTTGTTTCTGCAGAGAATGATGCCTCACAAAGGGTAATGGAGAAGGCTGGGTTCCTGAGAGAGGGTCTGTTGAGGAAGTATTTCTTTGTTAAGGGGAAGAGTAGGGACATTGTTGTCTATAGCTTTGTGGCCACAGATCTCATGTTGAAGTGA